Proteins encoded together in one Plasmodium cynomolgi strain B DNA, chromosome 9, whole genome shotgun sequence window:
- a CDS encoding hypothetical protein (putative), whose product MDNYLGDAYNSCEDPSERNPLLGVSYEEAFSRGYLPEESNNLVHPVLGTKHEKGELSRKSGYAKGNTKGGIKGHAKGGVKQGIKQGIKGHAMRGATGREDGGTSTTGKKDLTPPSVTTSPVPIIPQENYSKKGMPLKSGNNSCPEGEKRLDLLCPHELRMDGPNEWNRGVATEGGVNNNLEKSNRGNRDYTWRVLDLRPPHDDDPTVSAQDSNEWELFERKESTPLHHKGEVTPNVSSEQNYHVRDKNVKKYEQVMSNCTSSMEYPSERNTYGHRDVYSSVSKNGASSYSNRERTVFPDGASTLGRDNADSYDYSDERIEDVDLDERDRRTHPRGEEKYNFLANDTWKKGPIDVATNQKERGNTWRRNEGNMGGTHLGGDKKDTLHKRDRGFLPKGDLKEGGGSSYSKSPTYDRALVRHIERDVAFYEDISRDMEGVTRGAQHGSFYSPPERYLHGEDCSADSSVICSPRCNPRCSPAGDSTSSFNQKDFLLLKKKREEDSRLNKWLNKINARENEKKKKIQEKKRIHKKGIGRLVSITQPNRVKNLIKEEGRKGGGVNIQEKKGCIKLGPHNGKGEFDEELHIVARAASRCTDREKAITWVGSGWTDITYDKRSISPMSRYEDALMSDHVAGQMSRNISEGDPHGRVASGRAARRGYHTRGRYTDGEIPGEEDIHSDHPNGDHPNGDHPNGDGRSGGEGPYRESKIKHRDRNELLYWKAMKQKEQLQRKKDAFEEVKENKFQRECKFSPEIKNNVKIYMSDLPRGYSKTVQRIKRGVEEKRRVHNFLEYRIPVGTNGDKNAQNIFRSKCQEGRTTTLSPFSFDKGFYKVKIKPVYFETKIRLSENKIASLAIREDEDPLYIVDIFCKIHAIRDEDKRVLYEYVMDELGKASQGS is encoded by the exons atggaCAACTATTTGGGGGACGCATACAACAGTTGTGAGGACCCCAGTGAAAGGAACCCCCTGCTGGGGGTAAGCTACGAAGAGGCGTTTTCCCGCGGCTACCTCCCCGAGGAGAGCAACAATTTGGTGCACCCCGTGTTGGGGACGAAGCACGAGAAGGGGGAGCTTTCGAGAAAGTCAGGGTACGCTAAGGGGAACACTAAGGGGGGTATTAAGGGGCACGCTAAGGGGGGTGTTAAGCAGGGTATTAAGCAGGGTATTAAGGGGCACGCTATGAGGGGCGCCACAGGGCGTGAGGACGGTGGAACTTCAACCACCGGCAAAAAGGACCTTACCCCCCCCTCGGTAACCACGTCACCCGTGCCGATCATTCCGCAGGAAAATTATTCTAAAAAAGGGATGCCTTTAAAGTCGGGTAATAACTCCTGTcctgagggggaaaaacgttTAGATCTGTTGTGTCCACATG AGCTTAGGATGGATGGGCCGAATGAGTGGAACAGAGGTGTTGCAACTGAGGGAGGAGTGAATAACAACTTGGAAAAATCAAACAGGGGAAATAGGGATTACACGTGGAGAGTACTCGATTTGAGACCCCCCCATGATGATGACCCTACTGTGAGCGCGCAGGACAGCAACGAATGGGAACTCTTCGAGAGGAAAGAATCGACCCCGTTACATCACAAAGGGGAAGTAACTCCCAACGTGAGCAGTGAACAAAATTACCATGTGAGAGATAAGAACGTgaagaaatatgaacaggtcatGTCGAATTGTACGTCCAGCATGGAGTACCCCAGTGAGAGAAACACTTATGGGCACAGAGATGTTTATTCATCCGTTTCGAAAAATGGAGCAAGTTCCTACAGTAATAGAGAAAGGACTGTGTTCCCTGATGGTGCATCTACCTTGGGGAGAGATAATGCCGATAGCTATGATTACTCAGATGAAAGGATTGAAGATGTTGATTTGGATGAAAGGGACAGAAGGACTCATcccaggggggaagaaaaatataattttttggcaaaTGATACATGGAAGAAGGGACCCATTGATGTGGCCACGAATCAAAAGGAAAGAGGTAACACCTGGAGGAGGAATGAAGGCAACATGGGGGGAACCCATTTAGGGGGAGACAAAAAAGACACACTACACAAACGTGATAGAGGCTTTCTTCCAAAGGGTGATTTGAAAGAGGGGGGAGGATCAAGTTATTCGAAGAGTCCCACGTATGATCGCGCGCTGGTTAGACACATCGAACGGGATGTTGCGTTTTATGAGGACATTTCGCGCGATATGGAAGGCGTCACGAGGGGGGCACAGCACGGGTCGTTTTACAGCCCCCCTGAGAGGTACTTGCATGGAGAAGATTGCAGTGCTGATAGTAGTGTCATTTGCAGTCCCCGCTGCAATCCCCGCTGCAGCCCCGCTGGAGACAGCACGAGCAGCTTCAACCAGAAggattttttacttttgaaaaaaaaaagagaagaagatTCCAGGTTGAACAAATggttaaacaaaataaacgccagagaaaatgagaaaaaaaaaaaaatccaagaaaaaaaacgaatccataaaaaaggaattggTAGATT GGTCAGCATCACCCAGCCAAACAGAGTGAAAAATCTCATCAAAGAGGAAGGCAGAAAGGGAGGTGGAGTTAACATacaggagaagaaggggtgTATCAAATTAGGCCCTCACAATGGTAAAGGCGAGTTTGATGAGGAACTCCATATTGTTGCGCGTGCGGCGAGTAGATGCACAGATCGGGAGAAGGCAATCACATGGGTTGGCAGCGGATGGACAGACATTACCTATGATAAGAGAAGCATATCGCCCATGAGCAGATATGAGGATGCACTCATGAGTGACCATGTGGCAGGTCAAATGAGCAGAAACATCAGTGAGGGGGATCCCCATGGGAGGGTAGCTTCAGGGAGGGCAGCGAGGAGAGGATATCATACCAGGGGAAGGTACACCGATGGGGAAATCCCTGGTGAAGAAGACATCCACAGCGATCATCCAAATGGTGATCATCCAAATGGTGATCATCCAAATGGTGACGGCAGGAGCGGCGGGGAGGGGCCCTACCGggaaagtaaaataaaacacagaGATAGGAATGAGCTTCTGTACTGGAAAGCCATGAAGCAGAAAGAGCAGCTCCAACGGAAGAAGGACGCTTTTGAAGAAgtcaaggaaaataaatttcaaagAGAATGTAAGTTTAGtccagaaataaaaaacaacgtGAAGATATACATGTCTGACCTCCCAAGGGGGTACAGCAAAACTGTGCAAAGAATCAAAAGGGGCGTCGAGGAAAAGAGAAGAGTCCATAATTTCTTGGAGTATAGGATCCCAGTGGGCACAAATGGAGATAAGAATGCACAGAATATATTTCGCAGTAAATGTCAGGAAGGGAGGACTACCACTCTCTCCCCGTTCAGCTTTGACAAGGGGTTCTACAAGGTGAAAATAAAGCCCGTTTACTTTGAAACGAAAATAAGGTTGtccgaaaataaaattgcatcTCTTGCGATTCGAGAAGACGAAGACCCCTTGTACATCGTTgacatattttgtaaaatccATGCAATTAGGGATGAAGATAAGAGGGTGCTTTATGAATATGTAATGGATGAGTTGGGGAAGGCGTCCCAGGGTAGCTAG
- a CDS encoding ubiquitin activating enzyme (putative) has translation MKNSEEWEKEKIYDRQLRLWGVKAQNRMMKSNVLILGLSGINIEICKNLILNGINITIIDDNIVNEEMVENIFFLNESDINNYACVAIFKELKSINKMINMKAYIGRMDTPNDSIIIDSELVQNGNGEINYPLYKLVKMNEFCHEKNIGFFAAMCNGKFAFLFSDFGNHVIEESYYKVKEGQKKGETGANKAGDLQKKDETGANKAGDLQKKDETGANKAGDLQKKDETGANKAGIQIQYCKLSHFLKVPFENFDKKTNKIIFPMFALILFEQNKQLNKNDKSIDEQEFYTFCDQFSLSKCKESLGEITKTYRVAFSPSCSIMGGVTSQEIRKFVSKQHESIPNFCVFDMNQNVVCTSMIS, from the exons atgaaaaatagtGAAGAgtgggaaaaggagaagatcTACGACCGCCAGCTGCGGCTATGGGGAGTGAAGGCACAAAACCGAATGATGAAGTCCAACGTACTAATCCTTGGGTTAAGCGGTATCAACAtagaaatatgcaaaaatttaatccTTAATGGAATTAACATAACCATAATTGATGACAATATAGTGAATGAAGAAATGGttgagaatattttttttttgaacgaATCGGACATAAACAATTATGCATGTGTAgctatttttaaagaattgaAAAGTATAAATAAGATGATAAATATGAAGGCATACATAGGGCGAATGGATACTCCAAATGACAGCATAATTATTGACAGCGAATTGGTACAGAATGGAAATGGGGAAATAA ATTACCCTTTATACAAATTAGTGAAGATGAACGAATTTTGTCACGAGAAAAATATTGGCTTCTTCGCTGCAATGTGTAATGGGAagtttgcttttttgttctccGATTTTGGCAATCACGTGATTGAGGAATCGTATTACAAGGTGAAGGAAGGACAAAAGAAGGGTGAGACAGGTGCTAACAAGGCGGGGGACCTACAGAAGAAGGATGAAACAGGTGCCAACAAAGCGGGGGACCTACAGAAGAAGGATGAAACAGGTGCCAACAAGGCGGGGGACCTGCAGAAGAAGGATGAAACAGGTGCCAACAAAGCGGGGATCCAAATACAGTATTGCAAATTGTCCCACTTTCTCAAAGTAccatttgaaaattttgacaaaaaaacgaacaaaattattttccctaTGTTTGCGCTAATCCTATTCGAACAAAATAAGCAGCTGAATAAAAACGATAAATCGATTGACGAACAGGaattttatactttttgtGATCAATTTAGCCTCTCGAAGTGCAAGGAAAGTTTGGGCGAAATAACCAAGACGTATAGAGTTGCCTTTTCGCCATCCTGCTCCATCATGGGCGGTGTAACTTCGCAAGAAATTCGGAAATTCGTGTCCAAGCAGCACGAGTCCATCCCCAACTTTTGCGTTTTCGACATGAACCAGAACGTCGTCTGCACGTCGATGATTTCGTGA
- a CDS encoding hypothetical protein (putative), translating to PPYCRIALLPNRLPAEPTAGKMLGGKENDGCSKASMKSKNIKIIKVPKFVSNKWLQYNNKDIVGLFEQNNNEISTLYVQKDDTDNVKKLTCNKGSTVNTYILKQSKVSLKPSKGVNPSSSPSATTTSTAPTNSNSKTSENVNQSKVKINLNNPVKENTDRNKDTDYVVCADVLKNCEHTYSFLPTLDEDYSLVLKERHYKTNVKKNRFTIIETRNEENIDSSHTLFKYYTSDDHLLNATGAGSAMGGAGTVPGAANTTNDAGLNSANSVSHLHGVSSTSSRDNKLGKSNKRTLQDTDGHFGSSSASKQKTKQVKKMHVFDIDKAKISMFKIFEREGKKGVPFSVFAKSFNIPSNYIKNILDEIAVKKKRVTDKKPVYFLKDCIG from the coding sequence CCACCCTACTGCCGAATCGCCTTACTGCCGAACCGCCTTCCTGCCGAACCAACCGCGGGAAAAATGCTCggtggaaaagaaaatgacgGCTGCTCCAAAGCGTCGatgaaaagtaaaaacataAAGATAATAAAAGTGCCAAAGTTTGTTTCAAATAAATGGCTGCAATATAACAATAAAGATATTGTTGGTTTATTTGAGCAAAACAACAATGAAATTTCGACCCTGTACGTACAGAAGGATGACACTgataacgtaaaaaaattgacgtGTAATAAAGGCAGTACggtaaatacatatatactaAAACAAAGTAAAGTGTCGTTAAAACCGAGTAAGGGGGTTAACCCTAGCAGCTCCCCGTCCGCCACGACGACCAGCACTGCCCCTACGAACTCGAATAGTAAAACTAGCGAAAATGTAAATCAAAGTAAAGTTAAAATTAACCTGAACAATCctgtaaaggaaaatacgGACAGGAATAAAGATACTGATTATGTAGTGTGTGCAGATGTgctaaaaaattgcgaacaTACATACTCGTTTTTGCCAACGTTAGATGAAGACTATTCCTTGGTACTAAAGGAAAGACACTATAAAAcgaatgtgaaaaaaaatcgatttaCGATTATCGAAACAaggaatgaagaaaatatagaTTCCTCTCATACTCTGTTTAAATACTACACATCTGATGATCACTTGCTTAACGCCACTGGAGCGGGAAGTGCTATGGGTGGTGCGGGCACTGTCCCCGGCGCTGCTAATACGACGAATGACGCTGGGTTGAACAGCGCAAACAGCGTGAGTCACCTGCATGGCGTTAGCAGCACGAGTAGTAGGGACAACAAACTGGGAAAGAGTAACAAGCGGACTCTTCAGGACACTGACGGCCATTTCGGTTCCTCCTCTGCTTCCAAACAAAAAACCAAacaggttaaaaaaatgcacgtTTTCGATATCGATAAGGcgaaaattagtatgttcaaAATATTCGAGcgagaggggaaaaagggggtccccttttccgtttttgcCAAAAGTTTTAACATCCCGTccaattacataaaaaatatcttagACGAAATAgccgtgaaaaaaaaacgggtcACGGATAAGAAACCGGTGTACTTTTTGAAGGACTGCATTGGTTGA
- a CDS encoding hypothetical protein (putative): protein MGIQFLTYILACLILTPYVLAFRNGGRIIKMHNSTKVNVKQLGWVGDTKGRRREVGTSGGKLFYSLNKTTRTNIKIRHSHVHLSLKEKINFIFHGESDVTLLDKLIASTSYVLPFMDAIQAFVMPLVNMLPPSLHNQAGTNAGTNSGTNAGTNVDTNADTNSCTNADTHPPPGTSSKSKN from the exons ATGGGTATACAATTCCTCACCTACATTCTAGCATGTCTCATTTTAACCCCCTATGTGTTAGCCTTTCGTAACGGCGGGAGGATTATCAAAATGCACAATTCGACGAAAGTTAATGTAAAGCAATTGGGATGGGTGGGAGATACGAAAGGTAGAAGAAGAGAGGTAGGGACATCAGGGGGGAAGTTATTTTATTCGTTGAACAAAACCACAAGGACGAATATCAAAATTAGGCACAGCCATGTTCATCTGtctttaaaagaaaaaatcaattttatttttcacggCGAAAGTGACGTTACATTGTTGGATAAACTGATAGCTTCCACAAGTTACGTTCTCCCCTTCATGGATGCTATTCAG GCTTTCGTCATGCCACTCGTAAATATGCTCCCGCCTTCGCTACACAa TCAAGCTGGTACTAACGCTGGCACTAACTCCGGCACTAACGCCGGCACTAACGTCGACACTAACGCCGACACTAACTCCTGCACTAACGCCGACACCCATCCCCCCCCAGGTACCTCTTCCAAATCGAAAAACTAA